The Streptomyces sp. 135 sequence CCCGCCGCGGCGAGCAGCACGAGCAGGGCGAGCGCCGTCACCACCCAGCGCACGACGTCCCAACTCCCGCCGCTGATATGGCCCGTGGCCCCGCCTGCGAGCAGCACGACGGCGGCGGCCGCGGGCAACAGGGCCACGGCCAGCGCCCGGCTGCGCAGACGCAGCACGGCGAGGGCCCGGGAGCGCGCGGCCTGCGCGCCGACCTCCACACCCGTACCTGTCACGACCGATGGCACCCCCTGGTTGCCCTACCGCTCGGCCGACGGCCGGGGCCGACGGCACACATCAATGGCGTTGGTCTTGCTCACTCCCCCACTGTGGCACCCGCCACTGACATCGCAATGCCGGTGGTCTGTTTGGCTCTGGGCACCTTGAACGCTTGCGCCGCACCCTAGTTGGGGTACCGGGTGTCGTCAGCCGGATGGGTCAGCGGTCACTCGATGGAATGGCTTTGGCTAAAGGTGGAGACCGCAAAGGCCCCGGATCCAGTGTCGGATCCGGGGCCTTTGACGGCTGAAGGTCACGCGGCAGCGAGGTGGCTCACGCCTCCGCGGCCGCCTTCGCCGCGATGTCCGTACGGTGCTGCGAGCCGTCGAGGCGGATGCGGGACAGCGCGGTGTACGCGCGTTCACGCGCCTCCGTGAGGCCGTCGCCGGTCGCCGTCACGGACAGCACGCGGCCGCCCGCGCTGACGACGGCGTCGCCGTCACGCCGGGTCCCGGCGTGCAGGACGTACGCGTGGGGCGCATCCTGTGCCGCTACCTCGTCGAGCCCCTCGATGGGGTCACCCGTGCGAGGCGTGCCGGGGTAGTTGTGCGAGGCGACGACCACGGTCACCGCGGAGTCGTCGCTCCAGCGCAGCGGGGGCAGGTCGGCGAGGTTGCCGGTCGCCGCGGCCATCAGGAGCCCGGCGAGCGGGGTCTTCAGACGGGCCAGGACCACCTGGGTCTCGGGGTCGCCGAAGCGGGCGTTGAACTCGATCACGCGTACGCCCCGGCTGGTGATCGCGAGACCCGCGTAGAGCAGTCCGGCGAACGGGGTGCCGCGGCGGCGCAGCTCGTCGACGGTCGGCTGGAGCACGCTCCGCATGACGTCGTCGACCAGCTCGGGGTCGGCCCACGGGAGGGGCGAGTACGCGCCCATGCCCCCGGTGTTCGGCCCCTGGTCCCCGTCCAGCGCCCGCTTGAAGTCCTGGGCGGGCTGCAGCGGCACGACGGTCTCGCCGTCGGTGATCGCGAAGAGCGAGACCTCCGGGCCGTCGAGGAACTCCTCGATGACCACGCGCTCGCAGGCGAGGGCGTGTGCGCGGGCCGCCTCGACGTCGTCGGTGACGACGACGCCCTTGCCGGCGGCGAGCCCGTCGTCCTTGACGACGTACGGCGCCCCGAAGGCGTCGAGGGCCTCGTCGACCTCCTCGGCGGTGGTGCAGACGTAGGACCGGGCGGTCGGCACGCTCGCGCCCGCCATCACGTCCTTGGCGAACGCCTTGGAGCCTTCCAGCCGGGCGGCTTCCTTGGACGGGCCGAAGCAGGGGATACCGGCGGCGCGCACGGCGTCGGCGACGCCGGCGACGAGCGGGGCCTCCGGGCCCACGACGACCAGCCCGGCGCCGAGCTCGGCCGCCAGGGCGGCCACGGCGGCGCCGTCGAGGGCGTCGACCTGGTGGGTCTCGGCCACTTCCGCGGTACCGGCGTTGCCGGGGGCGCAGTGCAGCTCGGAGACGTCGGGGTCGAGGGACAGAGAGCGGCACAGGGCGTGTTCGCGGGCACCACTGCCGATGACGAGGACCTTCACGGTGGTCAGCCTAGCCCGCGGGCCGGCAGGGCCTTGTACGGGCTGCCGAGTACGGGCCCTGCGGCTCTTGTATGTTCGTCCAGTTTCCGGGGGGGCAGTTCCACCTCCGGGATCCGCCAAGTTCGCGGGGAGCCCGGCGGGTGGGCCTGAGCCACCCTCTCCTCGCCGCCAAGCAGTACGCGACCCTGGACCACCAAAGCGGCGGCCGCCTGAGCCTCGGGGTCAGCGCCGGGCACGTACCGGAGAGGAGTTCGAGCCGCTCGGCGCCGACTTCGCGCGGCGCGGGCCGGTCATCGACGCGACGATCGACGCGCAGAGGGCCGCGCAGTTCGCGCGGCCCGACCAGATCCCTGGCGTCCGGCCCCTTCCTGGGGGGGGCGACAGATCCCCGGGGCCCTGCCCGTTCCCGGGGGGGGGCGACTAGATCCCCGGGGCCCGACCCGTCCTCGAGTGCCTGGCCAGGTCCCAAGGGCCCGGCCGGTTCCCGGAGCCCGCGCAGCTCCCAAAGGCCCGACCAGACCCCGCAGCCCGACCAGACCCCGCAGGCCCGGCCAAACCCCGCAGGCCCGGCCAAACCCCGGCGCCCGACCAGATCCGGGGGCCGGCCCAGCTCCCTGGGCCCCGGCTGAAGACGGCCGAGGGGCCGGTGGGAGACAACCCAGTAGGCCTGCGGAAGCTGGCCCGTGGGCCCGGCGGGGTCGGCGGGAGACGGCCGGGCTATTCGTTCGGGTATTCGTCGACCACCGTCGCGCCCAGCTCCCGGACGATCAGGTCGTGGCCGGAGAGGGCGGATTCGACCAGGTCCGGGTCGTCGTCCTCGGGGATGTCGTCCTCGGGGGAGACGTGTTCCGGGGCGGGGGCGGAGCGGGGCGGTGGTGTCGGCTCCGGGGCCGGGGCGGGCGGGGCCTGCCGGGCCGGGATCGCCGCCGGGGCGGGCGGGCTGGTGCTGCGGGGCCGCCGGGCGGGGGGCCGCGGGGGCACCGCCGCCGAAGTTGCCCGCGGCCGGTGGAGGCGCGGAGCCGCCCGAGGGGTCGACGATCGCCTCGACCTTCCACTGCACGCCGAACTGCTCGGACAGGGCCTGCCGCAGCACGTCCTCGCTGCCGCTGCTGGCGAAGTTGTCCCGCGCCCCGGCGTTGACGAAGCCGATCTGGAGCGTCGTGCCGTCGAAGCCCGCCACCTGGGCGTTCTGGCTGAGCAGGATCCAGGTGAAGCGGCGGCGGTTCTTCACCGCCTCCAGGATGTTCGGCCACAGGCTGCGCGGGTCCGGGCCACCCGCAGGAGCCACCTGGGGGGCCATGGGCGCGGGGGCCTGGGGCTGAGCGTGGGCCTGGGGAGCCGCCGGGGCAGGGGCCTGCGGGGCGGAAGCCGGGGCTCCGCTGCCCGTGGCCGCCGCAGTGGGCCAGCCGCCCGGCCGGGGCGCGGACTCCGGAGCGGGAGCGGGAGCGGGACCGGCAGCGGCGGACGGCGACGCGGGACCGCTGCCCGGAGCCGAGGCCGTCGGCCAGCCGCCGGGCCGCCGCTCACCCGCAGGAGCGGCGGGAGGCGCGGGCGGGGCGGCGGGAGGCGCGGTGGGCGCGGCCGGAGCCGCCGGGGCGGGCGGTGGCGGCGGTGCGGCTTCCGGGGCCGGGGCGCCCTGCGGTGCCCCTGCCCTCGTACCGCCGCGCGTGCGGCGGCGGGACCGCCTCCCGGAGGAACCGGAGGTCCTTGCGGCGCCACCGCGGGCGGCTGCTGCATGCCCGCGTGCGCCTCGGGCCCGGGGACGTACGCCATCGCCGGGCCGGGGCCCTGACCGCCCGCCACGAAGTTCCCGCCGCGCTCCAGGCGGTCGAGGCGGGCCATGACGGAGCGCTCGTCGTCGTACGCCGCAGGGAGCAGCACGCGGGCGCAGATCAGCTCCAGCTGGAGGCGGGGCGAGGTGGCGCCGCGCATCTCGGTCAGGCCTTCGTTGACGATGTCGGCGGCGCGGCTCAGCTCGGCGCCTCCGAAGACACCGGCCTGCGCCTGCATCCGCTCCACGACGTCGGCGGGAGCGTCGATGAGCCCCTTCTCGGCGGCGTCCGGCACGGCGGCGAGGATCACCAGGTCCCGCAGCCGCTCCAGGAGGTCGGCGACGAAGCGCCGCGGGTCGTTGCCGCCCTCGATGACGCGGTCCACGATCTCGAAGGCCGCTGCGCCGTCCCCGGAGGCGAAGGCCTCGACCACGGAGTCGAGCAGCGAACCGTCCGTGTACCCGAGCAGGGACGTGGCCATGGCATACGTCACACCCGCCTCGCCCGCGCTGGCCAGGAGCTGGTCCATGACGGACATCGAGTCACGCACGGAACCGGCACCGGCCCGCACGACCAGCGGAAGGACACCGTCCTCGACGGCCATGCCCTCGCGCCCGCAGACCTCGGCGAGATAGCTCCGCAGGGTTCCGGGCGGCACCAGGCGGAACGGATAGTGGTGCGTACGCGAGCGGATCGTGCCGATGACCTTCTCGGGCTCGGTCGTCGCGAAGATGAACTTGAGGTGCTCCGGGGGCTCCTCGACCACCTTCAGCAGGGCGTTGAAGCCCGCCGGGGTGACCATGTGGGCCTCGTCGATGATGTAGATCTTGTACCGGCTGCTCGCGGGGCCGAAAAAGGCCTTCTCGCGCAGGTCACGGGCGTCGTCCACGCCACCGTGCGACGCGGCGTCGATCTCGATGACGTCGATCGATCCCGGGCCGTTCCGCGCCAGGTCGCGGCAGGACTGGCACTCGCCGCAGGGCGTGGGGGTGGGACCTTGCTCACAGTTGAGGCAGCGGGCCAGGATGCGCGCGCTCGTCGTCTTGCCGCAGCCGCGCGGGCCACTGAACAGGTACGCGTGATTGACCCGGTTGTTCCGCAGCGCCTGCTGCAGCGGGTCGGTCACATGCTCCTGCCCGATGACCTCGGCGAACGACTCCGGGCGATAACGGCGGTACAACGCGAGAGAC is a genomic window containing:
- a CDS encoding DNA polymerase III subunit gamma and tau, which encodes MSSLALYRRYRPESFAEVIGQEHVTDPLQQALRNNRVNHAYLFSGPRGCGKTTSARILARCLNCEQGPTPTPCGECQSCRDLARNGPGSIDVIEIDAASHGGVDDARDLREKAFFGPASSRYKIYIIDEAHMVTPAGFNALLKVVEEPPEHLKFIFATTEPEKVIGTIRSRTHHYPFRLVPPGTLRSYLAEVCGREGMAVEDGVLPLVVRAGAGSVRDSMSVMDQLLASAGEAGVTYAMATSLLGYTDGSLLDSVVEAFASGDGAAAFEIVDRVIEGGNDPRRFVADLLERLRDLVILAAVPDAAEKGLIDAPADVVERMQAQAGVFGGAELSRAADIVNEGLTEMRGATSPRLQLELICARVLLPAAYDDERSVMARLDRLERGGNFVAGGQGPGPAMAYVPGPEAHAGMQQPPAVAPQGPPVPPGGGPAAARAAVRGQGHRRAPRPRKPHRRHRPPRRLRPRPPRLPPPRPRLPPLLRVSGGPAAGRRPRLRAAVPRRRPPLPVPLPLPLRSPRPGRAAGPLRRPRAAEPRLPPRRPLPRRLPRPTLSPRPPRPWPPRWLLRVARTRAACGRTSWRR
- the purD gene encoding phosphoribosylamine--glycine ligase gives rise to the protein MKVLVIGSGAREHALCRSLSLDPDVSELHCAPGNAGTAEVAETHQVDALDGAAVAALAAELGAGLVVVGPEAPLVAGVADAVRAAGIPCFGPSKEAARLEGSKAFAKDVMAGASVPTARSYVCTTAEEVDEALDAFGAPYVVKDDGLAAGKGVVVTDDVEAARAHALACERVVIEEFLDGPEVSLFAITDGETVVPLQPAQDFKRALDGDQGPNTGGMGAYSPLPWADPELVDDVMRSVLQPTVDELRRRGTPFAGLLYAGLAITSRGVRVIEFNARFGDPETQVVLARLKTPLAGLLMAAATGNLADLPPLRWSDDSAVTVVVASHNYPGTPRTGDPIEGLDEVAAQDAPHAYVLHAGTRRDGDAVVSAGGRVLSVTATGDGLTEARERAYTALSRIRLDGSQHRTDIAAKAAAEA